The Candidatus Eremiobacterota bacterium genome has a segment encoding these proteins:
- a CDS encoding TrkA family potassium uptake protein: MFILIVGGGKVGTYLARGLIKQQHEVVVIEKDARKAQMMTNLLETDVAVVGDGCDPNVLLQAGVARADVVVADTGDDEDNLVVCIITKKHSPKARCIARVNNPKNKLIFESLDSDRPVTVISSTELILGMIDDRVNATDLEPLARVGRSDLELVQLRIADDSPARGKRIADLPLPRGSVIVAVDRGGGDVVVANGDTTLERGDDVIAMIKRDTRPDVCSALVG, encoded by the coding sequence ATGTTCATCCTGATCGTCGGTGGTGGCAAGGTCGGCACGTATCTCGCGCGCGGCCTGATCAAGCAGCAGCACGAGGTCGTCGTCATCGAGAAGGACGCGCGCAAGGCGCAGATGATGACGAACCTGCTCGAGACCGACGTGGCGGTGGTCGGTGACGGCTGCGATCCGAACGTGCTGTTGCAGGCCGGGGTCGCGCGCGCCGACGTGGTGGTCGCCGACACCGGCGACGACGAGGACAACCTGGTCGTCTGCATCATCACCAAGAAGCACTCGCCGAAAGCGCGCTGCATCGCGCGCGTGAACAACCCGAAGAACAAGCTGATCTTCGAGTCGCTGGACTCCGACCGCCCGGTGACGGTGATCTCCTCGACCGAGTTGATCCTGGGCATGATCGACGACCGCGTCAACGCGACCGACCTGGAGCCGCTGGCGCGCGTCGGCCGGAGCGATTTGGAGCTGGTGCAGCTGCGGATCGCCGACGACTCGCCGGCGCGCGGCAAGCGCATCGCCGACCTGCCGCTCCCGCGCGGCAGCGTGATCGTCGCGGTGGACCGCGGCGGCGGCGACGTCGTCGTGGCCAACGGCGACACCACCCTCGAGCGCGGCGACGACGTCATCGCGATGATCAAACGCGACACCCGCCCCGATGTCTGTTCCGCCCTCGTGGGCTGA
- a CDS encoding TrkA family potassium uptake protein, giving the protein MRYLIVGCGRVGSTLAKLLVADKHDVVVVDENPAAFKRLGNRFGGQVEVGTGIDYDVLKRAGAERADGFVAVTDGDNRNVMAALIAQKMFRIPKIVCRIYDPPRGQLYRELGVETFSPTTIGAQIIRDRLQDKAYASQPSFDFGKLTSLIATVSRAQAGKKISDVELDGKIRIAAIRRMGSVYVASPNEVLTEGDEINAIVAPEALSQFAAAFSSARPETRLTA; this is encoded by the coding sequence ATGAGATACTTGATCGTCGGTTGCGGGCGGGTGGGCTCAACCCTTGCGAAGCTGCTCGTCGCCGACAAGCACGACGTCGTCGTCGTCGACGAGAATCCGGCTGCGTTCAAACGCCTGGGGAACCGCTTCGGCGGGCAAGTCGAGGTCGGGACCGGGATCGACTACGACGTGCTCAAGCGCGCCGGCGCCGAGCGCGCCGACGGCTTCGTCGCGGTGACCGACGGCGACAACCGCAACGTGATGGCGGCGCTGATCGCCCAGAAGATGTTCCGCATCCCGAAGATCGTCTGCCGCATCTACGATCCGCCGCGCGGCCAGCTCTACCGCGAGCTCGGCGTCGAGACGTTCTCGCCCACGACGATCGGCGCGCAGATCATCCGCGACCGCCTGCAGGACAAAGCCTACGCCAGCCAGCCCTCATTCGACTTCGGCAAGCTGACTTCGCTGATCGCGACCGTCTCGCGCGCGCAGGCGGGCAAGAAGATCTCCGACGTTGAGCTCGACGGCAAGATCCGGATCGCGGCGATCCGCCGGATGGGGAGCGTGTACGTCGCCTCGCCCAACGAGGTGCTCACGGAAGGCGACGAGATCAACGCGATCGTCGCGCCCGAAGCGCTCTCGCAGTTCGCGGCGGCGTTCTCCTCGGCGCGGCCCGAGACGCGCCTGACGGCGTAG
- a CDS encoding Uma2 family endonuclease — MREPTPGPTSIAEFEGLLAVSEQKLELLEGEVVAFAGGSVAHGMLCGRLYKALAIATQPPCHAFTSDVAVRIADRGTYVFPDASRTCEQLDPNAGYIVAPELVVEVISPESKARDRGEKLDAYQSIPSVMEYLLVDSRRVWVCVYRRMAGGFWTETTYGLGETVELRTVGVTIDVSELYAGTGRVLQA, encoded by the coding sequence GACACCCGGACCGACGAGCATCGCGGAGTTCGAGGGTCTGCTGGCGGTGTCCGAGCAGAAGCTCGAGCTGCTCGAGGGAGAGGTCGTGGCGTTCGCGGGCGGATCCGTGGCGCACGGAATGCTGTGCGGCCGCCTCTACAAAGCGCTTGCGATTGCCACGCAGCCTCCGTGCCATGCGTTTACGTCCGATGTGGCTGTCCGGATTGCGGATCGCGGCACATACGTGTTTCCGGACGCCTCCCGCACCTGCGAGCAGCTGGACCCGAATGCGGGGTATATCGTCGCACCGGAACTGGTGGTGGAAGTCATCTCTCCGGAAAGTAAGGCCCGGGACCGCGGCGAGAAACTCGACGCTTATCAGAGCATCCCAAGCGTCATGGAGTATCTGCTGGTGGATTCCCGGCGGGTATGGGTGTGCGTCTATCGGCGGATGGCCGGTGGCTTTTGGACCGAAACGACGTACGGCCTCGGCGAAACGGTAGAGCTTCGAACCGTCGGCGTGACGATCGACGTATCGGAACTCTACGCCGGCACGGGCCGAGTGCTACAAGCGTAG